A genome region from Manis javanica isolate MJ-LG chromosome 3, MJ_LKY, whole genome shotgun sequence includes the following:
- the CGGBP1 gene encoding CGG triplet repeat-binding protein 1: MERFVVTAPPARNRSKTALYVTPLDRVTEFGGELHEDGGKLFCTSCNVVLNHVRKSAISDHLKSKTHTKRKAEFEEQNVRKKQRPLTASLQCNSTAQTEKVSVIQDFVKMCLEANIPLEKADHPAVRAFLSRHVKNGGSIPKSDQLRRAYLPDGYENENQLLNSQDC, from the coding sequence ATGGAAAGATTTGTAGTGACAGCACCACCTGCTCGAAACCGTTCTAAGACTGCTTTGTATGTGACTCCTCTGGATCGAGTCACTGAGTTTGGAGGTGAGCTGCACGAAGACGGAGGAAAACTCTTCTGCACTTCTTGCAATGTGGTTCTGAATCATGTTCGCAAGTCTGCCATTAGTGACCACCTCAAATCAAAAACTCATACCAAGAGGAAGGCAGAATTTGAGGAGCAGAATGTGAGAAAGAAGCAGAGGCCTCTAACTGCATCGCTTCAGTGCAACAGTACTGCGCAAACAGAGAAAGTCAGTGTTATCCAGGACTTTGTGAAAATGTGCCTGGAAGCTAACATCCCGCTTGAGAAGGCTGATCACCCAGCAGTCCGTGCTTTCCTGTCTCGTCATGTGAAGAATGGAGGCTCCATACCTAAGTCAGACCAGCTGAGAAGAGCTTATCTGCCTGATGGATATGAGAATGAGAATCAACTCCTCAACTCACAAGATTGTTGA